Proteins encoded within one genomic window of Deinococcus metallilatus:
- a CDS encoding DUF5693 family protein, whose amino-acid sequence MSHPQPTPHPTSPASALSRLPLPTRSRFQPLLLSLILLALIPAGLLVTSRIAFENSEKTVALVMDYPALSQQAKETGQDPGALLRRYQTLGVNGVAVYEDVVASAIQRGEAYFLTGSELQARHPGVPGINPEWSYLRSIKPGTVERLVRRYGSLANAGPISQAAATGELLPPARYRPLPTTTVTVRGQPWVGWSVDPRYLPAGPNLAQIRTLQARGFVVVYRPYDDQRVRQPGADWPDVPFLSFTGSEVIGARNPRVLADIGARLGTRVPTIIENSPQAGLETLIEGRTAARMFSLNPSWQNNLTPGDVASKFALAARERTQRILYLRPFPTQGETEYFLTLLGKQLARSHIRVTRPVIENYTPNALLRGLSMIGPLAALLLLALSYPLPRVGLIVGGLALLGALGLNGGEPFHSLALVAAITFPALGLVLRRRQLTDWFLATGFSLLGVLFVSALGADKGSMLGLDPFSGVGLTLVLPIGLVLLSFLPRQDIRRTLADLFAVKLKVGDVVLLGLALALFAVAVSRRGNTSAVGVSGVEARIRQDLQDAVIRPRFKEVFGHPLLLQGLSGTLPGSLTVLALLGGLEGQASILNTFSHFHTPFLISTTRALIGLGAGLLLGLAAVWAVNLALRLWNTYGGWNPGWR is encoded by the coding sequence ATGAGCCACCCTCAACCGACCCCTCACCCCACCTCGCCAGCTTCGGCGTTAAGTCGCCTGCCGCTGCCCACCCGCTCGCGCTTCCAGCCACTGCTGCTCTCGCTGATTCTTCTGGCGCTCATTCCTGCCGGGCTGCTGGTTACCAGCCGGATCGCGTTTGAGAACAGCGAGAAGACGGTGGCGCTCGTCATGGATTACCCGGCGCTCTCACAGCAGGCCAAGGAGACTGGACAGGACCCCGGCGCCCTGCTGCGGCGCTACCAGACGCTGGGCGTCAACGGTGTGGCGGTCTACGAGGATGTCGTGGCCTCGGCCATTCAACGCGGCGAAGCGTATTTCCTGACGGGCAGCGAATTGCAGGCGCGCCATCCCGGTGTGCCCGGCATCAACCCGGAGTGGTCGTACCTGAGGTCCATCAAGCCCGGCACAGTTGAGCGGCTGGTGAGGAGATACGGCTCGCTGGCCAACGCCGGTCCCATCAGTCAGGCCGCGGCAACTGGCGAACTGCTGCCGCCCGCCCGATACCGGCCGCTGCCGACCACCACCGTGACGGTGCGGGGGCAGCCGTGGGTGGGCTGGTCGGTAGATCCGCGCTACCTCCCCGCTGGTCCCAACCTCGCCCAGATCAGGACGTTGCAGGCCAGGGGCTTCGTGGTGGTCTACCGGCCCTACGACGACCAGCGCGTGCGCCAGCCGGGGGCGGACTGGCCGGACGTGCCCTTTCTCTCGTTCACCGGCAGCGAGGTGATCGGCGCGCGCAACCCCAGGGTGTTGGCCGACATCGGGGCGCGGCTGGGCACCCGGGTGCCGACCATCATCGAGAACAGCCCGCAGGCCGGTCTTGAGACCCTGATCGAGGGCCGCACGGCCGCGCGCATGTTCAGCCTGAACCCCAGTTGGCAGAACAACCTGACGCCGGGTGACGTGGCCAGCAAATTCGCGCTGGCCGCCCGCGAGCGGACCCAGCGCATCCTGTACCTGCGGCCCTTCCCGACGCAGGGGGAAACCGAGTATTTTCTGACCCTGCTCGGCAAGCAATTGGCGCGCAGCCACATCCGGGTGACGCGGCCGGTGATCGAGAATTACACGCCCAATGCGCTGCTCAGGGGGCTGAGCATGATCGGGCCGCTCGCCGCCCTGCTGCTGCTGGCGCTGAGCTATCCGCTGCCGCGCGTCGGGCTGATTGTGGGGGGGCTGGCGCTGCTGGGCGCCCTGGGCCTGAACGGCGGGGAGCCCTTTCACAGCCTGGCGCTGGTGGCGGCCATCACCTTTCCAGCACTGGGGCTGGTCTTGCGGCGCAGGCAGCTCACCGACTGGTTTCTCGCCACGGGGTTCAGCCTGCTGGGCGTGCTGTTTGTCAGCGCGCTGGGCGCCGACAAGGGCAGCATGCTGGGCCTCGACCCCTTCAGCGGCGTGGGGTTGACGCTGGTGCTGCCCATCGGGCTGGTGCTGCTGAGCTTTCTGCCCCGTCAGGACATCCGCCGGACGTTGGCCGACCTGTTTGCGGTCAAGCTCAAGGTGGGTGACGTGGTGCTGCTGGGCCTGGCGCTGGCCCTCTTCGCGGTCGCGGTGTCGCGGCGGGGCAACACCTCGGCGGTGGGTGTCAGCGGCGTGGAGGCCAGGATTCGCCAGGATCTGCAAGACGCTGTCATCCGCCCACGCTTCAAGGAGGTGTTCGGTCACCCGCTGCTGTTGCAGGGGCTGTCGGGCACGCTGCCCGGCTCTCTCACGGTCCTGGCGCTGTTGGGCGGCCTGGAAGGGCAGGCCAGCATCCTGAACACCTTCTCGCACTTCCACACGCCGTTTCTGATCAGCACCACACGGGCCCTGATCGGGCTGGGAGCGGGACTGCTGCTCGGCTTGGCAGCCGTCTGGGCCGTGAACCTGGCCCTTCGGCTGTGGAACACGTACGGCGGTTGGAATCCTGGCTGGCGATAA
- a CDS encoding glutaredoxin family protein — MYTAGACATSRAVGAFLTRHAIPFTEQNIDHDAQARAELLARADVSALPVTQVGDQIFSGTFRDQREGIARALRLTGGR; from the coding sequence GTGTACACGGCGGGCGCCTGTGCGACCAGCCGGGCCGTAGGGGCCTTCCTGACCCGCCACGCCATTCCCTTCACGGAACAGAACATCGACCACGACGCGCAGGCGCGCGCGGAGCTGCTGGCGCGCGCCGACGTCTCCGCGCTGCCCGTCACCCAGGTCGGCGACCAGATCTTTTCCGGCACCTTCCGGGACCAGCGCGAGGGCATCGCCCGCGCCCTCAGGCTGACGGGGGGACGGTGA
- a CDS encoding c-type cytochrome, which translates to MILGLTLFALVLLAALWLVLQPLRGGMPTDPDAPERHRLTAERDRLYAELSHLTDESRRPDLERRAALILRALDALPAAPPPRERGRRTRAAALAGLAVAALVTVAGAVTFVPRWQLASLGADEVQDVRDVLALPGLRRKAETTGEGAAYLAWGRAAFDSARYAQAVTAYGNALKLDPRQPEALRRLGILLLTRGEQTGQTGAQPTPEDARQAFLLIRTAAQLAPKEPESQLLLGFALARFGQDADALTALERYRTLDPKGRDADDLITSLHARQNESDPGLRVYAANCASCHGPNGGGGLGPNLRVATLSREALENVIVNGKGAMPASPNLKPEELNALLDVLERWQKEGE; encoded by the coding sequence GTGATCCTGGGCCTGACCCTCTTTGCCCTCGTCCTCCTGGCCGCGCTATGGCTGGTCTTGCAACCGCTGAGAGGTGGCATGCCCACTGATCCCGACGCTCCCGAGCGCCACCGGCTCACCGCCGAGCGTGACCGCCTGTACGCGGAATTGTCTCATTTGACCGACGAGTCGCGCCGCCCCGACCTCGAACGCCGCGCGGCACTCATCCTGCGGGCCCTCGACGCCCTGCCAGCCGCTCCTCCTCCCCGGGAACGTGGGAGGCGGACGCGCGCCGCTGCGCTGGCGGGGCTCGCGGTGGCTGCGCTCGTCACCGTCGCCGGGGCGGTGACCTTCGTGCCACGCTGGCAGCTCGCCTCTCTCGGGGCGGATGAGGTGCAGGACGTGCGGGACGTGCTCGCGCTGCCGGGCCTGCGCAGGAAGGCCGAGACGACCGGGGAGGGAGCCGCGTACCTCGCCTGGGGCCGGGCCGCTTTCGACTCCGCCCGGTACGCGCAGGCGGTGACCGCGTACGGGAACGCCCTGAAGCTCGACCCCCGGCAGCCCGAGGCACTGCGGCGGCTGGGCATCCTGCTCCTGACGCGAGGCGAGCAGACGGGGCAGACCGGCGCACAGCCCACACCCGAGGACGCGCGGCAGGCCTTCCTGTTGATCCGCACCGCGGCGCAGCTCGCGCCGAAGGAGCCGGAATCGCAGCTCCTGCTGGGCTTCGCGCTCGCCCGCTTCGGGCAGGACGCGGACGCGCTGACGGCGCTCGAACGCTACCGGACCCTCGACCCCAAGGGACGCGACGCCGACGACCTGATCACCTCCCTGCACGCGAGGCAGAACGAGAGCGACCCAGGCCTGCGCGTGTACGCTGCCAACTGCGCGAGTTGCCACGGCCCGAACGGGGGCGGGGGCCTCGGCCCGAACCTGCGGGTCGCCACCCTGTCGCGGGAGGCCCTCGAAAACGTGATCGTGAACGGCAAGGGCGCCATGCCCGCCTCCCCAAACCTGAAGCCCGAAGAGCTGAACGCCCTCCTCGACGTGCTGGAGCGGTGGCAGAAGGAAGGCGAGTAA
- the ccmE gene encoding cytochrome c maturation protein CcmE — MTTPLPRARRRRRSPWPTMLGVLALVGLTAFIAFGNLGKSLEYFVTPTEYEQQRAQFEGRPLRIGGLVKAVQYNPQTLDLKFNVTDGGATFPVQYRGAVSDLFKENQGVVVRGTFQGNTFHATDLVVKHSEEYHVPQTQAELKKLLQENQSQQ, encoded by the coding sequence ATGACGACTCCCCTGCCCCGCGCGAGGCGGCGTCGGCGCAGCCCCTGGCCGACCATGCTGGGCGTGCTCGCGCTCGTGGGCCTGACGGCCTTTATCGCCTTCGGGAACCTGGGCAAGAGCCTGGAGTACTTCGTCACACCGACGGAGTACGAACAGCAGCGCGCCCAGTTCGAGGGCCGCCCCCTGCGCATCGGCGGGCTGGTGAAGGCCGTGCAGTACAACCCGCAGACCCTCGACCTCAAGTTCAACGTGACGGACGGCGGCGCCACCTTCCCGGTGCAGTACCGCGGCGCGGTCAGCGACCTGTTCAAGGAGAACCAGGGCGTGGTCGTGCGCGGGACGTTCCAGGGCAACACCTTCCACGCCACCGACCTCGTGGTGAAGCACTCCGAGGAGTACCACGTGCCGCAGACGCAGGCCGAACTCAAGAAGCTCCTTCAGGAAAACCAGAGCCAGCAATGA
- a CDS encoding cytochrome c-type biogenesis protein yields MWGLLALVLGLLLSVSLALTPDQEARAERLGTNLRCPICTGLPITESTNDLSREMLRDVREQVVAGRSDRDIYAYFAARYGNFVLLDPPKEGSNLLLWGAPLAALVAGGAVLWGVLRKRNVAAPSIPEAGTEAPFDPFLAQVRRETRGDDRAGGQA; encoded by the coding sequence GTGTGGGGACTCCTGGCCCTCGTCCTGGGCTTGCTGCTGTCCGTGTCGCTCGCCCTGACGCCCGACCAGGAGGCGCGGGCGGAGCGGCTGGGAACCAACCTGCGCTGCCCGATCTGCACGGGCCTGCCCATCACGGAGAGCACGAACGACCTCAGCCGGGAGATGCTGCGGGACGTGCGCGAGCAGGTGGTGGCGGGGCGCAGCGACCGGGACATCTATGCCTACTTCGCCGCGCGGTACGGGAACTTCGTGCTGCTCGACCCGCCCAAGGAGGGGAGCAACCTGCTGCTGTGGGGCGCCCCGCTGGCGGCGTTGGTGGCGGGGGGCGCGGTGCTGTGGGGCGTGTTGCGCAAACGGAACGTCGCGGCTCCGTCCATCCCGGAGGCGGGGACCGAGGCGCCCTTCGACCCCTTCCTCGCCCAGGTGCGGCGTGAGACCCGGGGGGATGACCGGGCGGGGGGGCAGGCGTGA
- a CDS encoding TlpA family protein disulfide reductase, producing the protein MTEVSTNPKPATPAPLWRRLLPPVLAAGLVGVLGAALLNPARNTPEGGPLINKPAPAFTLESLDGAPVSLASLQGRPVVLNFWASWCTPCREEAPLFRELSERQGAGQGLAVVGVLFQETKEQNARDFIKEYALAYPSLRDPGIQTGINYGVSGIPETFFIDREGVIRDKASGGLTRERLNAGLAKIGVAGL; encoded by the coding sequence ATGACAGAGGTTTCAACGAACCCCAAACCCGCGACTCCCGCTCCCCTGTGGCGACGTCTGCTGCCCCCCGTGCTTGCGGCGGGGCTCGTTGGGGTGCTGGGTGCAGCGCTGCTGAACCCCGCGCGCAACACCCCGGAGGGTGGGCCACTGATCAACAAGCCCGCCCCCGCCTTCACCCTCGAAAGCCTTGACGGCGCTCCGGTCAGCCTGGCCTCCCTCCAGGGCCGTCCCGTCGTCCTGAACTTCTGGGCCTCGTGGTGCACGCCGTGCCGGGAGGAGGCGCCCCTGTTCCGCGAACTCAGCGAGCGGCAGGGCGCGGGACAGGGCCTGGCGGTCGTCGGGGTCCTGTTCCAGGAGACGAAGGAACAAAATGCGCGCGACTTCATCAAGGAGTACGCCCTCGCCTATCCCTCCCTGCGCGACCCCGGCATCCAGACGGGCATCAATTACGGCGTGTCGGGCATTCCGGAAACGTTCTTCATCGACCGTGAGGGCGTGATCCGCGACAAAGCGTCGGGGGGCCTGACCCGTGAGCGGCTGAACGCGGGGCTGGCGAAGATCGGGGTGGCGGGGCTGTGA
- a CDS encoding heme lyase CcmF/NrfE family subunit: MLNLISFQSSALGALGQLSLLAALAFTLGGTWLAVVGGLKADSRATEAARRAVWAVFALVSLGTLVLMAALLRDDFSVRYVAEHSMRASPTWVKVTSLWGALSGSILLWAWLLAGFALVLSLTLRRDALRPWALGAMFVSLLFFVGVCASIASPFTPLSQIPAEGSGPNPALQNHWMMAVHPVLLYLGFVGLSVPFAYAVAALVTGRLSDHWVVVTRRWTLVAWAFLTAAIVAGGWWSYETLGWGGYWAWDPVENASFIPWLLTTAFLHSVQIQERRGLMRAWNVWLIVLAYASTVLGTFLNRSGIVQSVHAFAGGPVGPVFLGFLAFLLVAGIGLAAWRAPHLRDEADPPAPVSREGAFLAGNWLFLVFAVMVLVGTLFPTLVEAVQGRRDASVGPAFYNAFAIPLGLGLLLLMGAGPLLPWRRADGQSFWRALRPLLLAGLGAGLIAFAFGVRSPGVLGTVALAAYNLVGLGLLTARALRERAAARRGSGFLGLVREQPRRYGAYLAHVGLVVIALGIAFSGAYRQDAQTTLKVGAAPTKLLNETLALQGTRLDTKPYGRSQVARVLIDGRPFEAKLNTYVQGGNSAFAAPAVRYGVLGDTYLVVTAFDEQGRWASVRLIESPLVSWIWWGTLIVVLGAGLTLVPPKRATVRVPVARTAPATD; encoded by the coding sequence ATGCTGAACCTGATTTCCTTCCAGTCGAGTGCGCTCGGCGCGCTGGGCCAGCTTAGCCTGCTCGCGGCGCTCGCCTTTACCCTGGGCGGGACGTGGCTGGCCGTCGTCGGTGGCCTGAAGGCCGACAGCCGGGCCACCGAGGCCGCGCGGCGGGCGGTCTGGGCCGTCTTCGCCCTCGTGAGCCTGGGGACGCTGGTCCTGATGGCCGCGCTGCTGCGCGACGACTTCAGCGTGCGGTACGTGGCGGAACACTCCATGCGGGCCTCGCCGACCTGGGTCAAGGTGACGAGCCTGTGGGGAGCACTCTCCGGGTCGATTCTGCTGTGGGCGTGGCTGCTCGCGGGCTTCGCGCTCGTGCTGAGCCTGACCCTGCGGCGCGACGCCCTGCGGCCCTGGGCCCTGGGCGCGATGTTCGTCAGCCTGCTCTTTTTCGTGGGTGTATGCGCGAGCATCGCCAGCCCGTTCACGCCGCTGAGCCAGATTCCGGCGGAAGGCTCCGGGCCCAATCCCGCCCTGCAAAACCACTGGATGATGGCCGTCCACCCGGTCCTGCTGTACCTGGGCTTCGTGGGGCTGAGCGTGCCCTTCGCGTACGCGGTCGCCGCGCTCGTGACCGGGCGGCTCTCGGACCACTGGGTCGTCGTGACCCGGCGCTGGACGCTGGTCGCCTGGGCCTTTCTCACCGCCGCCATCGTGGCGGGCGGCTGGTGGAGCTACGAGACGCTGGGCTGGGGCGGGTACTGGGCCTGGGACCCGGTGGAGAATGCGTCGTTCATCCCCTGGCTGCTGACCACCGCTTTCCTGCATTCCGTCCAGATTCAGGAGCGGCGCGGGCTGATGCGCGCGTGGAACGTGTGGCTGATCGTGCTGGCGTACGCGAGCACCGTGCTGGGCACCTTCCTGAACCGCTCGGGGATCGTGCAGAGCGTCCACGCCTTTGCGGGCGGGCCGGTCGGGCCGGTGTTCCTGGGCTTCCTGGCCTTCCTGCTCGTGGCGGGGATCGGGCTGGCCGCGTGGCGTGCGCCCCACCTGCGCGACGAGGCCGACCCGCCCGCCCCGGTGAGCCGTGAGGGAGCCTTCCTGGCCGGGAACTGGCTGTTCCTGGTCTTCGCGGTGATGGTGCTCGTCGGGACCCTGTTCCCCACCCTCGTGGAGGCAGTGCAGGGGCGGCGGGATGCCTCGGTCGGCCCGGCCTTCTACAACGCCTTCGCCATTCCGCTGGGGCTGGGATTGCTGCTGCTGATGGGCGCGGGGCCGCTGCTCCCGTGGCGGCGGGCAGACGGGCAGAGTTTCTGGCGGGCGCTGCGACCCCTGCTGCTGGCGGGGCTGGGGGCGGGGCTGATCGCCTTCGCGTTCGGCGTGCGGAGCCCGGGTGTGCTGGGCACGGTGGCGCTCGCAGCGTACAACCTCGTCGGGCTGGGGCTGCTGACCGCGCGGGCGCTGCGGGAACGGGCGGCGGCGCGGCGGGGAAGTGGCTTCCTCGGCCTCGTCCGCGAGCAGCCGCGCCGCTATGGCGCCTACCTCGCGCACGTCGGGCTGGTCGTCATCGCCCTGGGGATCGCCTTTTCGGGCGCCTATCGGCAGGACGCACAGACTACGCTGAAGGTCGGTGCGGCCCCCACCAAACTGCTGAACGAGACGCTGGCCCTGCAAGGCACCCGGCTCGACACCAAGCCCTACGGGCGGTCCCAGGTGGCGCGCGTGCTGATCGACGGGCGGCCCTTCGAGGCGAAGCTCAACACCTACGTGCAGGGCGGGAACTCCGCCTTCGCCGCGCCCGCGGTGCGCTACGGGGTGCTGGGCGACACCTACCTCGTCGTGACGGCCTTTGACGAGCAGGGCCGGTGGGCCAGCGTGCGGCTGATCGAGAGCCCGCTCGTGTCGTGGATCTGGTGGGGCACCTTGATCGTGGTGCTGGGGGCCGGGCTGACGCTCGTGCCGCCCAAGCGCGCGACGGTGCGCGTGCCCGTGGCGCGGACGGCCCCGGCGACTGACTAG
- a CDS encoding phospholipase D-like domain-containing protein, translating to MNPGSVHPLQSSSPQKACPVPLTRSVAWGLAWLVLLLVPDARPGGWGLALAAGFEVAGPLPAPDTAALDGLGLNTCPVPQAPLDRLLFERTRGQGAALSCGNQVEGLLHFPNADPAYSAQPRRPGGAFDLLVDQLRRTRRELLIANMIWDDGPDAPGARVAQAIAALRRDVAAFPDRYPDGVTVRVMLGHSIRLGDLDPAANAYNAARHLLDAGVPLTRDPVPGWRLEIADYAYALPHNHMKLVVQDGERMLAGGYNVSFFHEPQTAPSGRGLDLTDLALWVRGPVARNALAAFRDGWTLSQRLTCRTPPLPATLRRECAFEVRAPLLPLGWAAPAPAAGTARVYPLYRRRGYQNADDTVSALFAAAGTSIDVMQSQVSGTLGCVGKLSEPGGCDPAFQLPVWRAAVRAIRERGVTLRLLLDYDPLLQAETLALLRGLQAELAPLGLQGRVQARWYGTSGGLHTKAALIDNQMLTVGSQNLHYSSFGPLGLGEYTLATSDAGAIDEYRRMFAFEWARARTIQAPWWLPADFRPSPSRPEPEPGDRPGGE from the coding sequence TTGAATCCCGGTTCCGTGCATCCGTTGCAGTCGAGTTCGCCTCAGAAGGCGTGTCCTGTTCCCCTCACCCGCTCCGTCGCCTGGGGACTGGCCTGGCTGGTGCTATTGCTGGTTCCTGACGCCCGGCCCGGGGGGTGGGGGCTGGCCTTGGCGGCCGGGTTCGAGGTGGCCGGACCGCTTCCCGCGCCCGACACCGCTGCCCTCGACGGTCTGGGCCTGAACACCTGTCCGGTCCCTCAAGCGCCGCTCGACCGCCTGCTGTTCGAACGGACACGGGGACAGGGCGCGGCGCTGAGCTGCGGGAACCAGGTAGAAGGGCTGTTGCACTTTCCGAACGCGGACCCCGCCTACAGCGCCCAGCCGCGCCGCCCTGGGGGGGCCTTCGACCTGTTGGTGGACCAACTGCGCCGGACGCGACGGGAGCTGCTCATCGCCAACATGATCTGGGACGACGGTCCGGATGCCCCGGGGGCGCGGGTTGCCCAGGCCATCGCCGCCCTGCGGCGGGACGTGGCCGCGTTCCCCGACCGCTACCCGGACGGCGTGACCGTGCGCGTCATGCTCGGCCACTCCATCCGGCTGGGTGACCTCGACCCAGCAGCCAACGCCTACAACGCCGCCCGGCACCTGCTGGACGCGGGCGTCCCGCTGACCCGTGACCCCGTGCCCGGCTGGCGCCTGGAGATCGCCGACTACGCCTACGCCCTGCCCCACAACCACATGAAGCTCGTCGTGCAGGACGGCGAGCGGATGCTGGCTGGCGGGTACAACGTCAGCTTCTTCCACGAGCCGCAGACGGCACCAAGCGGGCGCGGTCTCGATCTGACGGACCTTGCCTTGTGGGTGCGCGGCCCGGTTGCCCGGAACGCGCTGGCGGCCTTCCGCGACGGGTGGACCCTGAGCCAGCGGCTCACGTGCCGAACCCCCCCGTTGCCAGCCACGCTGCGGCGCGAGTGTGCCTTTGAGGTTCGGGCACCACTGCTGCCGTTGGGCTGGGCGGCCCCTGCCCCCGCCGCCGGAACCGCCCGGGTGTATCCCCTTTACCGCCGCCGCGGCTACCAGAATGCCGACGACACGGTGAGTGCCCTCTTCGCGGCGGCGGGCACGAGCATCGACGTGATGCAGTCCCAGGTGAGCGGCACCCTGGGCTGCGTGGGGAAGCTGTCCGAACCGGGCGGCTGCGACCCCGCCTTTCAACTGCCCGTATGGCGCGCCGCTGTCCGCGCGATCCGCGAGCGGGGCGTCACGCTGCGGCTGCTGCTGGACTACGATCCGCTGCTCCAGGCGGAGACGCTGGCCCTGCTGCGCGGCCTCCAGGCCGAGCTGGCGCCGCTGGGGCTGCAAGGGCGCGTGCAAGCCCGTTGGTACGGCACGTCAGGTGGGCTGCACACCAAGGCTGCCCTGATTGACAACCAGATGCTCACCGTCGGGAGCCAGAACCTGCACTATTCCTCCTTCGGGCCGCTCGGCCTGGGCGAGTACACGCTTGCCACGAGCGACGCCGGGGCCATCGACGAGTACCGGCGCATGTTCGCCTTCGAGTGGGCCCGCGCCCGGACAATTCAGGCGCCCTGGTGGCTGCCCGCCGACTTCCGTCCTTCCCCTTCCCGCCCTGAACCGGAACCGGGTGACCGCCCGGGAGGGGAATAG
- a CDS encoding TVP38/TMEM64 family protein: MKQYWAVVGALVAVFLVLFVVVEALGLPLLTDPLPFLRRGGAAAGLVGVALLATDVLLPVPSSVVMLAHGALYGAPLGTLLSLVGSVGATLLGFALGRRGGPLLERLVPPGARTRSEALLRRWGPLALVVTRPVPLLAETVAVLAGASPLRWRQVIPAATLGALPSAFLYAWAGATASGLGTAWVVGAVAATAVAFWLVGRWLEQRSPDDGTGVR, translated from the coding sequence GTGAAGCAGTATTGGGCGGTCGTGGGCGCGCTCGTCGCGGTCTTCCTGGTCCTGTTCGTGGTGGTGGAGGCGCTGGGGCTGCCCCTGCTGACCGACCCCCTGCCCTTTCTGCGCCGGGGCGGCGCGGCGGCGGGCCTGGTGGGGGTGGCCCTGCTCGCGACGGACGTGCTGCTGCCCGTGCCTTCCAGCGTGGTGATGCTGGCGCACGGGGCGCTGTACGGCGCCCCGCTGGGGACCCTGCTCTCGCTCGTCGGCAGCGTGGGGGCCACGCTGCTGGGGTTCGCGCTCGGTCGGCGCGGCGGCCCCCTCCTCGAGCGGCTGGTGCCGCCGGGGGCCAGAACGCGCAGTGAGGCCCTGCTGCGGCGTTGGGGACCGCTCGCCCTCGTCGTCACGCGCCCGGTGCCCCTGCTCGCCGAGACGGTGGCCGTGCTGGCGGGCGCCTCGCCCCTGCGGTGGCGGCAGGTCATCCCTGCGGCCACGCTGGGCGCGCTGCCGTCCGCCTTCCTGTACGCCTGGGCGGGGGCGACAGCGAGTGGACTCGGGACAGCCTGGGTGGTGGGGGCGGTCGCGGCCACGGCCGTCGCCTTCTGGCTGGTCGGCCGCTGGCTGGAGCAGCGGTCGCCGGACGATGGGACCGGGGTACGCTGA
- a CDS encoding peptidoglycan D,D-transpeptidase FtsI family protein has product MSPYPTRAGSHRLGRRAGVLAALCLLAFAVLAVAFARITVPAGPPPLPSTRPTRGELRSADGRVLAHGALDARRYPLGPLAAPVIGFVGASAGLEGTERAMNGRLQRGEALTLTLDTRVQAAVEAVLSEALRRTDAQFASAAVMDTRTGELRALASVPGFDPGAWTQVPADRWRNRAALDEYEPGSVVKALTVAALLDEDRTTPDQTYDTPMWRRLAGATINDLVPHPARLTTRQILRYSSNVGMTRLVEGVPPELLYRYFTAYGFGQPVRLGLPAGDGLLRDPDAWSALSQATLSFGQGLTATTLQLVAAFNVLANDGRYVPPRLFPGDVAGARQVLRRETAARMREVLRGVIDDGIRGKAELPGYHVGGKTGTAQVAVDGRYSGEVFSSTFAGFLPAAQPRFTVAVMVRGAKREYQGSQLAAPIFRDISSALLSLYAYTPDEQR; this is encoded by the coding sequence ATGTCCCCTTACCCAACTCGTGCTGGCTCCCACCGCCTTGGTCGCCGTGCTGGCGTCCTCGCCGCCCTGTGTCTGCTCGCCTTCGCCGTGTTGGCGGTGGCCTTCGCCCGCATCACGGTCCCCGCTGGCCCCCCGCCCCTCCCGTCCACCCGGCCCACCCGCGGGGAACTGCGCAGCGCCGACGGGCGGGTCCTGGCGCACGGCGCCCTGGACGCCCGGCGTTACCCCCTGGGTCCCCTGGCCGCGCCGGTCATCGGTTTTGTGGGGGCCTCGGCCGGGCTGGAGGGCACGGAGCGGGCGATGAACGGGCGCTTGCAGCGCGGTGAGGCGCTGACCCTCACCCTGGACACCCGCGTGCAGGCCGCCGTTGAAGCCGTCCTGAGCGAGGCCCTGAGGCGCACCGACGCCCAGTTCGCGTCGGCCGCCGTCATGGACACCCGGACGGGCGAGTTGCGTGCCCTGGCGTCGGTGCCGGGCTTCGACCCGGGCGCCTGGACGCAGGTCCCGGCTGACCGTTGGCGCAACCGGGCGGCGCTGGACGAGTACGAGCCGGGCAGTGTGGTTAAGGCGCTCACGGTGGCGGCTCTGCTCGACGAGGACCGGACCACACCTGATCAGACGTACGACACCCCGATGTGGCGCCGCCTCGCCGGGGCCACCATCAACGACCTCGTTCCGCATCCTGCCCGGCTCACAACGCGGCAAATCCTGCGCTACTCCAGCAACGTCGGCATGACCCGGCTCGTGGAGGGCGTGCCCCCGGAGTTGCTGTACCGCTACTTCACCGCGTACGGCTTCGGGCAGCCGGTCCGGCTGGGCCTGCCCGCCGGGGACGGCCTCCTGCGGGACCCGGACGCCTGGAGCGCCCTGTCACAGGCCACCCTGTCCTTCGGGCAGGGACTGACCGCCACCACCCTGCAACTCGTCGCGGCCTTCAACGTGCTGGCCAACGACGGGCGGTACGTTCCCCCGCGCCTCTTCCCCGGCGACGTGGCCGGGGCGAGGCAGGTGCTGCGCCGGGAGACGGCGGCCCGCATGCGCGAGGTGCTGCGTGGGGTGATCGACGACGGCATCCGGGGAAAGGCCGAGTTGCCCGGGTACCACGTGGGCGGGAAGACCGGCACCGCGCAGGTGGCGGTGGACGGCCGCTACAGCGGGGAGGTGTTTTCCAGCACCTTCGCGGGCTTCCTCCCCGCGGCGCAACCGCGCTTCACGGTGGCGGTGATGGTGCGCGGGGCCAAACGCGAGTACCAGGGATCGCAACTCGCCGCCCCCATCTTCCGGGACATCAGCTCCGCCCTGCTGTCCCTGTACGCGTACACGCCGGACGAGCAGCGTTAG